Genomic window (Grus americana isolate bGruAme1 chromosome 25, bGruAme1.mat, whole genome shotgun sequence):
AGCGCCTGTGTAACTGTTGAGTTTATTACTAGTAAGCTGCCCTTGCTCGTAGGCTGCAGTGGGAAACTggcccctctccttccctgcagacGTGGAAGCGAGAATCTGTAAAAGGAACAGCTGCCCGCCCGTCGGTACTTACCGCATTTTGGAACTCCCGCAGCAGCTCCCGGGTGCTCCTGCTGTGCCCGCAGCCCGTGTTCAGGGAGCCCCGGTGACACACCAGTGACACACCAGTGACACACCAGTGACTGCTGTCACTCCCGTCCCTCCTCCCCTGGGAACAACCATCCCCGGGAGTTTTAACCTGGAGAGTTTGAGATTACAGCCTCCGCTCTTCCCAGCGTTGTTTTGACATTTAAGGCCGTGAAACCACTGCTGAAGTATCGGCGGTGCTCTGCAACGGAGCGTCCGCAAAGATGATGGGGGCACAACAGCTTTGTAACCAGGAGGCTGGGAACAAGACTGAGCGGGATCGGTTGTTCTTTGTTTAACATCGGTGTAAATGAATAACCTACAAGGAGCAGGAGGTGCCAAAGCTTTACCCAGTAATTCTCCCTGAGGACCCAAAACTGGGGGCAGAGCACGGCTGTTTAAATCTTCTTATTCATGGATGAAGAGGGGATGAATGTTGAAAATGGAGAGCCCCGTCCCATGGAGCAGAGTGCCTGGGCTGTGCCCACACTGTCACTCCCAGCAGTAAGAGCTGcagacagttttctttttcttttccttttccttttcctttttttctttttcttttttttttttttaaattagttccTGGCTTCAATAAGTCCCAGGCCTGTTGAACGTGGCTAGCGCAGCTGGACGGTTCTCTCGCTGCAGTGAAAACCTGAGGCATCGTAATCTGAGATTGTCTGAGCTCCCTGCCAGACACGGAGGGATGGTTACGTGCACGGGATGGTTACAGACCCTGGTGGTCCTGGATTCTGAAAAGCCCTGTGATTTGGGGGAGTGGGGTGCACCCAGTGCTGCATTTGCTGGAAGAACTCCACCTTGCCGTCCTCCTTCCCAAAgaactgcagagcagcatctctgctgctgtttgcgAGGGCTTCGACAGCAGACCTGCCAGGCTGGGCTTTGCAAGACAGGCAGGAATGCTGCTCTGTTCGTTGTGTCATTTAACTCTCTGACGTTCAGGAAGGGACAAGCCCCAGCGCAGCATCCCGGGGAGGGATGAGATGCTGATAACGCGCTTGACTTCTGCTtatctgaaagcattttgtgtgtctgtggtcatcctctctgcaggctgtggagcGGGCAGTGTGCGGAGCCCTCTGGATTTAACCCTTATTTTGCAGGTTTCTGCGATGGAGGAGAGGGGGCAGCACTTGCAGACCCTCTGGCTCTGTTCTGGTCTGTGCTGGTGTGGGTGATGGTCCAGTACCAACTGCCGTGGCTGTGGAAACGGCTGCTGGGTTGGTCTGTGCTGGGGAATGGTGAGAGGCTGTGGAGGAACAAGCTCCGTGGTGCAGAATGCCACTAATgaggtttcctttcttttttggggggattctCTAGTGGATTTTGCTCTGAAGGTGGTCCAGTGGTCGGAATCGGAGACAGTACGACTTCAGCTCTGGGACATTGCAGGTATGTTCACGCAAAGCTGCTCAGGAGCAGAATTTAAAGCTCTCAATGGCTTGgccctgttttcttttttttttttttttcctttctttcagtaGGAGTCTGCTACAAAACTAAATCCTAAAAGCCTGTAGATTCAAGGAGCAGGACTGCTCTGGTTTGCAGTGCTGTCTGTAGTTTGCAGTAGTAACTTAGATATTGAATCAAAATCCCATCTGCAAAGAACCCAGCAGCGCAGGTGATAAACCTTATCGAGCCTTTCAAAGCCAGAACAGAGTGCGTGGGGAAACAGGCTGATTTGTAGCTGGATGTGTAACTTCTCAGCTCCGAGTCTTCTGTTCAAATCCTGATTTCACGCTCCAGGGGACAGCGTTATATGCGGTGGAGTGAGGAGCGGCCACTCCCTGGAGCGCAGTCCCCAAGCCCCCCTAGCAGCAGAAGACCCAGGACAGGCTGGTGCAGTAGCATCTCTAAAATGGCACCTCTGGAGGGGTGAGGACAACAGGGTTGTGGTTTCCTCCGGTTTCGCTGCTCAGACACGTGCGTCTGGAatccttgaaaagaaaacaggaaggagAAGTTTGCAGCAAGAGGATTGCAGCAAGAAACTAATTTCAATTTCAGCCCCGAAAAGGCGTTTAAcatttggaaagcagaaggGCCACATTGGTCACGGTGCTCTTGTCGTGCCCTGAGCAGAAGGGGATGCACCGATCGTCCCTGCTGCATTGCCTTCCACCTCGGAGGTGTGCAGAGAACGGCAGATGGTTGGAGGTAACTCAAAGTGCTCAGTTCTCGATGGCGTCAGAGCGAAAAGCCTGGCCACCAGCTACGGGGCTGCTCGGGAGCCCACAGTGAAACCTCTCCAGTGTGAGACGTGCTGGTTTTCACCGTGCCGCTGACCCGCGTGATGCGATGTGAACACGCTGCGGAGCGTCCGCATCTACACAAGTACAATCAAACCATGCGGCAGCGCGGCAGAGTTCCTCTCTGGATGCAGTCTGGTAGTACAGGCAGGCCACGAGGTGTAGACAGTAATAACAGCGTATGTGAGTTCCGATGGTTCCTGGTTAGTACCGAATTTTTGTCTCCAGAGAGCCTGGTCTGTACGGCAGCGcccgcagcaggcagcagcgcGTGTCGGTGCTGGTGGCACGAGTCCTGCCGGAGCAGGGACACGGCTGTGCCAGCGGCCGGGGATTCTGCTCGGGCAGGACACATCTCGGTGCCTGTGTTTCCTCGTTATGTAAGTGGGGATTGTTAGTGCCAGATGAGGAAATTATGTACCATGATAAATGTGTTATTTGCATGAACAAGTCTAAAAATAGTAACTCTAcggttgttgggttttgggtttttttttccttttatcctgAAGGGCAGGAACGCTTCACATCCATGACGCGGCTGTACTACAGGGAGGCGTCAGCCTGCGTTATCATGTTTGATGTCACCAACGTCAGCACGTTCAGCAACAGCCAGAAGTGGAAGCAGGATTTGGACAGCAAGCTCATGCTGCCAGACGGGAGCCCCGTGCCCTGCCTACTGCTGGCTAACAAGGTGAGCAGCTCTAGATGcgctctgtgtgtctgtgtgtgtccaCGGGTGTGCAAAATGGAAGGAGACCCCTTTAGCACTAAGCTTTGCCCAGAGTTGTCCCGTAGCCTGCGGTCTTTTTAATGCTCTCCTTAACtcttcttgatttttctttctctagcaAAGATTCTCCTCCTTTACTAGGACACTGGTAGGACTTAATGCACGGACGGCACCGAGGAGATGTTAGCAACGCTCTGTCCGAGGATGCGGTGCCTTGTGCCGGCGGAGCTCTGGGGCTCCTGGAttataaagcttttctttctcttttttgctctTTAACTTGCAGCAGCCTGGGAAGGTTGGGTATGATGCTGCAGGTAACGTTTCTGTTCAGAGCTGCCAGAGGGATGTCAGGTTTTCGTTTGGATGTGGTGTGAAGTTTCACCGCGTAGATTGGTTACTGCcttttaatgatttctttttctttcatttaaaaattacctttgtGCTCTTCATGTGCCAACGTTGGCTCAGCAGCCCTTTCCAGATTCAGTTTGAGACTTGCCTAGTTTGAGAGAGCCTAAATCTGGGGATGACTCAAAAACGTGATGGGTGGGCAGGAGAGTGGCTTTTCTTCTCCACTTCTTCCCGAATAACGCTTGCCCCGGAGAGCTGTTTAAGGTAACATTTTTGCCTGCATTAGGGAAATCTGTGCGACTGTACTCACTGCAGCCACACTAATACGAGCTGTTACGGGACAGGTTTTCTCACCGCCTCTTCGTACACCCCGTTGGCATCAGCGCGGCTGCCTCAGCGGCACCACGCCGGTAACGTTTCCTTGCCGCTGAGAGGCCGGGCAGATTTTGGATGAGTGACAAAGCTTTCTTGTCCTGTGCTGGATGAACCTCCATTCCATGCGTGCTTGACTGAGGTGTGTCAGTATCTCAGATGAGATAAATATattgctgcttgcaacatccCATTAAGAACCTTGCCCCAAGAACTCTCTATCAGCTTGCGATCTGGGAGATGTGAAGGGCTGAGCCtacctgctgcctgcc
Coding sequences:
- the RAB29 gene encoding ras-related protein Rab-7L1 isoform X2; the encoded protein is MDFALKVVQWSESETVRLQLWDIAGQERFTSMTRLYYREASACVIMFDVTNVSTFSNSQKWKQDLDSKLMLPDGSPVPCLLLANKCDLSPWAVTREEVDRFSKENGFSGWVETSVKENKNINESMRVLIEKMMSSCTGDGSSSAAGSGDYINIKETSPPGWACC